In Rhodoferax sediminis, the sequence CGAAGCCACCGGCCCGAAGATCTCCTCGCGTGCGATACGCATGTTGTTGTCGACCTTGTTGAAAACGGTCGGTGCGACGAAATAACCCTCCGCCAGATCGTTGCCGAGCCGCTTCCCGCCCGCCAGCAGTTGGGCGCCTTCCTCGCGGCCGATCGACATGTACTCCATCACCCGGTCCATCTGGCGCTTGGAGACAATCGGTCCGAGCTGCAACGTGGGATCGAATGGGTCGCCAACCTTGATCGCTTTCGTGTACTCGACCATCCGAGCAACGAATTCCTCCTGGATGCTGCGCTGAACGAAGATCCGCGTGCCGGCGGAGCAGATCTGTCCGGAGTTGTTGAAAACCCCCATTGCCGCGCCGGGCACCGCTTTGTCGAGGTTGGCATCGGCGAAGACGATGTCTGGCGACTTTCCACCCAGCTCCAACTAGGGACTGTTAACACAAACGAAGTCCATCGGCGATTAGCGCGAAGCTGATGAAGCCGAGGAACATCACATCGAGCTTCTCGAATCGAGAGAATATCCTTCGGAAACCCTTCAGCCGCCGGAATAGTCGCTCGACTTCGTTGCGGCGCTTATACGTCTCGCGGTCGTATTCC encodes:
- a CDS encoding aldehyde dehydrogenase family protein, encoding MELGGKSPDIVFADANLDKAVPGAAMGVFNNSGQICSAGTRIFVQRSIQEEFVARMVEYTKAIKVGDPFDPTLQLGPIVSKRQMDRVMEYMSIGREEGAQLLAGGKRLGNDLAEGYFVAPTVFNKVDNNMRIAREEIFGPVASVIAFDTVEEAIKLANDTVYGLGGAIWTTNVGTMMTAMHCLKAGKLWINCYGLADPAVGFSGFKQSGYGMKGGAQHVDNFLCEKSVYINGA